The following are from one region of the Paenibacillus sp. JZ16 genome:
- a CDS encoding long-chain-fatty-acid--CoA ligase, giving the protein MDTKPWLPFYPPEVAPAFDYPKQNLASFLVTSAQKFPNRPAMYFMGKTINYRSLLESSYRMANALRSKGIKKGDRVAIMLPNCPQVVISYYGVLLAGAVAVMTNPLYMEREIAHQMKDSGAKIIITMDMFVSRVEKVIEETELEHMIVTSVADYLPFPKNLLYPIKAKKEGPLPVVNYGSRVHAFKKLLASSPNDPICEPVKAEKDLALLQYTGGTTGVPKGVMLTHMNLIANTLQSANWCFQVEDGKERYLAVLPCFHVFGLTVLLNQAIYRAGMLILVPKFEVTMILNLIKKMKPTLFPGAPTMYIALINHPKIREYDLSSINACVSGSAGLPVEVQDKFEELTKGRLIEGYGLTEASPVTHVNPIWGRRKIGTIGVPVPDTDAKVVDPDTGEEMPIGEPGELIVKGPQVMMGYWNRPEETFDTLRNGWLFTGDMATMDEEGYFTIIDRKKDMIIASGFNIYPREIEEVLYEHPSVKEAVVVGTKDDYRGETVRAYIVLKDGASPDPSGLEKFCRSQLAAYKVPREYVFRDSLPKTMVGKVLRRKLLEEEEEGRTG; this is encoded by the coding sequence ATGGATACAAAGCCTTGGCTGCCGTTTTATCCGCCCGAAGTAGCCCCCGCTTTTGATTATCCGAAACAGAATTTGGCATCATTTCTCGTGACGTCGGCACAGAAGTTTCCGAATCGGCCGGCCATGTATTTCATGGGCAAGACGATCAACTATAGAAGTCTGCTGGAGTCGTCCTATCGTATGGCGAACGCGCTCCGCAGCAAAGGAATTAAGAAGGGCGACCGGGTAGCGATCATGCTGCCCAACTGCCCGCAGGTGGTGATCTCGTATTATGGCGTGCTGCTGGCCGGAGCCGTTGCCGTCATGACCAACCCGCTCTATATGGAGCGGGAAATTGCGCATCAGATGAAGGATTCCGGTGCCAAGATCATCATTACCATGGATATGTTTGTTTCCCGCGTTGAAAAAGTCATCGAGGAGACGGAACTGGAGCATATGATCGTCACGTCCGTGGCGGATTATCTGCCATTCCCCAAGAATCTCCTTTACCCGATCAAGGCCAAGAAGGAGGGCCCTCTTCCGGTCGTCAATTATGGGAGCCGCGTCCATGCCTTCAAAAAGCTGCTTGCGAGCTCACCGAATGACCCGATCTGCGAACCCGTGAAGGCGGAGAAGGATCTAGCCCTGCTCCAGTACACAGGCGGCACGACGGGCGTTCCCAAAGGCGTCATGCTGACGCATATGAATCTGATCGCCAACACCTTGCAGTCGGCGAACTGGTGCTTTCAGGTGGAGGATGGGAAGGAGCGCTACTTAGCGGTTTTGCCCTGTTTTCACGTGTTCGGACTGACCGTGCTGCTGAACCAGGCCATCTACCGTGCCGGCATGCTGATATTGGTACCGAAATTCGAAGTGACGATGATTCTGAACCTGATCAAAAAAATGAAGCCGACGCTCTTCCCGGGCGCGCCGACCATGTATATCGCACTGATAAATCATCCCAAGATCAGGGAATATGACCTCTCTTCGATTAATGCTTGCGTCAGCGGCTCTGCCGGGCTTCCGGTTGAGGTGCAGGATAAGTTCGAGGAGCTGACCAAAGGCCGGCTGATCGAAGGCTATGGCCTGACTGAAGCTTCCCCGGTTACTCATGTGAATCCAATCTGGGGAAGGCGCAAAATCGGCACCATCGGCGTACCTGTTCCGGATACGGATGCTAAGGTGGTCGATCCCGATACGGGCGAAGAAATGCCCATCGGGGAGCCTGGTGAGCTAATAGTAAAAGGACCGCAGGTGATGATGGGGTACTGGAACCGGCCGGAGGAGACGTTCGACACGCTGCGAAACGGCTGGTTGTTCACAGGGGATATGGCAACGATGGACGAAGAGGGGTATTTTACGATCATCGACCGCAAGAAGGATATGATCATTGCAAGCGGTTTCAATATTTACCCTCGGGAGATCGAGGAAGTGCTGTATGAGCATCCTTCCGTGAAGGAAGCCGTTGTTGTCGGAACGAAGGACGATTATCGCGGCGAAACCGTGAGGGCTTATATCGTGCTGAAGGATGGCGCGTCTCCGGACCCTTCGGGCCTTGAGAAGTTTTGCCGCAGTCAGCTGGCCGCCTATAAGGTGCCGCGCGAATACGTGTTCCGCGATTCGCTGCCGAAGACGATGGTAGGCAAGGTACTGCGCCGCAAGCTGCTGGAGGAGGAAGAGGAAGGCAGAACGGGCTGA
- a CDS encoding PaaI family thioesterase — translation MDHTNANPDTKAGQPEFDREAYIEAMTRAAEPTFWGYLGCKLESASSEAVVVTLDAQPHHMNMMGIVHGGVLSSLMDNAMGIAVMLERPGESTVTSNLNVHFVMPARAGLLTVTASIVHQTHRSVTTECRIANEKGELVAISTGSFRVK, via the coding sequence ATGGATCATACCAATGCCAATCCGGATACGAAGGCCGGGCAGCCGGAATTCGACCGGGAGGCGTACATTGAGGCCATGACCCGAGCGGCGGAGCCTACCTTCTGGGGATATCTCGGCTGCAAGCTTGAGTCTGCCAGCTCGGAGGCGGTTGTTGTCACGCTGGATGCCCAGCCTCATCATATGAATATGATGGGCATCGTGCATGGCGGCGTACTCTCCTCATTGATGGATAACGCCATGGGCATTGCCGTCATGCTGGAGCGCCCCGGCGAATCCACGGTGACGAGCAATCTGAACGTGCATTTTGTCATGCCGGCCAGAGCGGGTCTCCTTACCGTAACGGCAAGCATCGTGCATCAGACGCACCGTTCGGTAACAACAGAATGCAGAATTGCGAACGAGAAGGGCGAGCTTGTAGCGATCAGCACAGGATCCTTCCGAGTGAAATAA
- the secG gene encoding preprotein translocase subunit SecG: MVVFFEVLLVIFSIGLITVVLLQKGKSAGLAGAISGGAEHLFGKTKARGMDLVLQRTTVGLATGFMILAIVVAMLK; the protein is encoded by the coding sequence ATGGTTGTATTTTTTGAAGTGTTGCTTGTTATTTTCTCCATCGGGTTGATTACTGTCGTTCTTCTCCAAAAAGGGAAAAGCGCAGGTCTTGCCGGTGCCATCTCCGGCGGTGCGGAACATCTTTTTGGTAAAACAAAGGCTCGCGGTATGGATCTCGTACTGCAGCGTACAACGGTAGGTCTTGCAACAGGATTTATGATTTTGGCCATCGTTGTTGCTATGTTGAAATAA
- the rnr gene encoding ribonuclease R has product MITEEILLNFMRETAYKPMTYQELEQHFAIKDAHEFREFLKLLNELEQSGKIILTSTQRYGVPERMNLLRGRLQAHAKGFAFLIPDDREHPDVYIHANDLKSAMNGDIVLIRISSQSSDGGKMEGEVVRIVTRAVTQVVGVFQNHEAYGFVLPDDKRINRDIFIPKHAINGAVDGVKVVVKLVSYPEGRAAAEGEVVEILGHKDDPGVDILSIIRKHQLPEGFPEEVLAEADAAPDAITEEEIVQQGRRDLRGLNIVTIDGEDAKDLDDAVNVERLPNGNYRLGVHIADVSYYVRDRSELDKEAYNRGCSVYLVDRVIPMLPHRLSNGICSLNPQVDRLTMSCEMEFNEQMKVVKHDIFTSVIRTKERMTYNNVRKILVDEDPELIERYSDLVEDFRLMRELALKLRNRRMRRGAVDFDFVESKVIVDENGKPVDIVKRERSIAEQIIEEFMLAANETVAEHFHWLKVPFIYRIHEDPDQEKLQNFMAFAANFGHQVKGRGNSIHPRALQNLLEAIQGTKEQTVLSTMMLRSMKQAKYDAESTGHFGLAAEYYSHFTSPIRRYPDLVIHRVIREVLENGGALDEKRHEVLAGRMADIAQQSSERERVAVDAERDTEALKKAEFMLDKVGEEFEGIISSVTSFGMFIELENTVEGLIRLSAMTDDYYHFDEGHMALIGERTSKVYRIGDDVKVRVAKVNMDDHTIDFEMVDMKPRRQGRGEGDRGGNGGRGFGARDGAARGGKGRGGKRGAAEGGAPGGRRKDSAVGQGGRGDAPPSGRGARGGGEAAAGAGEQQASNFAFGSGKGGYSSASGGALGFDRNARSGGAGGKGRRKKTAGSGIFIGEGPTPGGNAGGNSGGGGGRKRKSKGGNGTAAFVRKKKK; this is encoded by the coding sequence ATGATAACTGAAGAAATATTACTGAATTTTATGCGGGAAACTGCATACAAGCCGATGACGTACCAGGAATTGGAGCAGCATTTTGCCATTAAGGATGCCCATGAATTCAGGGAATTCTTGAAGCTGCTGAATGAGCTTGAGCAATCCGGAAAAATCATTCTGACCAGCACCCAGCGATATGGCGTGCCGGAACGGATGAATTTGCTGCGCGGACGACTGCAGGCTCATGCGAAGGGTTTTGCCTTTCTGATTCCTGATGATCGCGAGCACCCGGATGTGTACATTCATGCCAATGACTTGAAGAGTGCGATGAATGGAGATATCGTGCTTATCCGGATCAGTTCCCAAAGCAGCGACGGCGGCAAAATGGAAGGCGAAGTGGTCCGTATCGTGACGCGCGCCGTCACCCAAGTCGTGGGTGTATTCCAGAACCATGAAGCCTATGGCTTCGTGCTGCCGGATGACAAGCGGATCAACCGGGATATTTTTATTCCGAAGCATGCGATTAACGGAGCCGTTGATGGCGTGAAGGTCGTGGTGAAGCTGGTCAGCTATCCGGAAGGAAGAGCGGCGGCAGAGGGCGAAGTGGTGGAGATTCTGGGTCACAAGGACGATCCGGGCGTCGATATCCTGTCCATTATCCGCAAGCATCAGCTGCCAGAAGGCTTTCCGGAGGAAGTTCTGGCCGAGGCAGATGCAGCGCCGGATGCCATTACGGAAGAAGAGATTGTACAGCAGGGACGCCGGGATCTGCGCGGCTTGAACATTGTGACGATTGACGGCGAAGATGCCAAGGATCTTGATGATGCGGTGAATGTGGAACGTCTGCCGAACGGGAATTACCGTTTGGGCGTTCATATTGCCGATGTCAGTTATTATGTCCGTGACCGCTCCGAGCTGGATAAGGAAGCTTACAATCGCGGCTGCAGTGTGTATTTGGTGGATCGGGTTATTCCGATGCTGCCGCACCGTCTGTCCAACGGCATATGCAGTTTGAATCCGCAGGTGGATCGTCTGACGATGTCCTGTGAGATGGAATTCAACGAGCAGATGAAAGTTGTGAAGCACGATATTTTCACGAGTGTTATTCGTACAAAAGAACGGATGACGTATAACAATGTACGTAAAATCCTGGTGGATGAGGATCCGGAGCTGATCGAGCGTTACAGTGACCTCGTGGAGGATTTCCGCTTGATGCGCGAGCTGGCGCTGAAGCTGCGGAACCGCCGGATGCGCCGGGGCGCGGTGGATTTTGATTTTGTGGAATCCAAAGTCATCGTGGATGAGAACGGCAAACCCGTGGATATCGTTAAAAGAGAGCGTTCCATCGCGGAGCAGATCATTGAGGAATTCATGCTGGCGGCCAACGAAACCGTGGCTGAGCATTTCCACTGGCTGAAAGTACCGTTCATCTACCGGATCCATGAGGACCCAGATCAGGAGAAGCTGCAGAACTTTATGGCGTTCGCGGCCAATTTCGGGCATCAGGTGAAGGGACGGGGCAACTCGATCCATCCGCGTGCGCTGCAAAACCTGCTGGAAGCCATTCAAGGCACGAAGGAGCAAACGGTGCTCAGCACCATGATGCTCCGTTCGATGAAGCAGGCGAAATATGACGCGGAGAGCACGGGTCACTTCGGCCTTGCTGCGGAATATTATTCTCACTTTACGTCTCCGATTCGGCGTTACCCCGATCTGGTCATTCACCGGGTCATCCGGGAAGTGCTGGAGAACGGCGGCGCGCTCGATGAGAAGCGTCATGAGGTGCTGGCGGGCCGGATGGCTGACATCGCTCAGCAATCTTCGGAGCGCGAGCGTGTGGCCGTGGATGCGGAGCGCGATACGGAAGCGCTCAAGAAAGCCGAGTTCATGCTGGATAAAGTCGGCGAAGAGTTCGAAGGCATTATCAGCAGCGTGACCAGCTTCGGTATGTTCATCGAGCTGGAGAACACGGTCGAAGGCTTGATTCGCCTTAGCGCGATGACTGACGATTATTATCATTTCGATGAGGGCCATATGGCGCTGATCGGGGAGCGGACCTCGAAGGTATACCGCATCGGTGATGATGTGAAGGTTCGCGTGGCGAAGGTGAACATGGACGATCACACCATCGATTTTGAGATGGTGGATATGAAGCCGCGCCGCCAAGGGCGCGGCGAAGGCGACCGCGGCGGCAATGGCGGCCGCGGATTTGGTGCCCGCGACGGCGCAGCCCGCGGGGGTAAGGGCCGCGGCGGTAAGCGCGGCGCGGCTGAAGGCGGCGCGCCAGGCGGACGCCGCAAGGACAGCGCCGTCGGCCAGGGTGGCCGCGGCGATGCCCCGCCGAGCGGGCGTGGTGCGCGCGGTGGCGGTGAAGCAGCTGCTGGAGCTGGCGAGCAGCAGGCGTCGAACTTCGCCTTTGGCTCCGGCAAAGGCGGCTATAGCTCCGCCAGCGGCGGCGCCCTCGGCTTTGACCGCAACGCGCGCTCTGGTGGTGCCGGCGGCAAGGGTCGACGCAAGAAGACGGCGGGCAGCGGCATTTTCATCGGCGAAGGTCCAACACCAGGCGGCAATGCTGGTGGCAACTCCGGTGGCGGCGGTGGCCGCAAACGGAAGAGCAAGGGCGGAAACGGCACGGCCGCTTTTGTCCGCAAGAAGAAAAAGTAA
- the smpB gene encoding SsrA-binding protein SmpB codes for MGKKSDGKVLAQNKKASHDYFIEDTYEAGMVLTGTEIKSIRNGRVNIGDAFATIRNGEIHIHNMHISPFEQGNRNNPTDPTRTRKLLLHKEQIRKLLGLSKQDGYAIVPLKIYVRNGYAKLLLGLGKGKRQYDKRADAAKKDAQRDIQRALREKQKIAR; via the coding sequence ATGGGTAAGAAAAGTGACGGGAAGGTTCTGGCCCAGAACAAAAAAGCTTCCCATGATTACTTCATCGAGGATACGTATGAAGCCGGGATGGTGCTGACCGGAACGGAGATCAAATCCATACGGAACGGCCGCGTCAATATCGGAGATGCATTCGCAACCATTCGGAATGGCGAGATCCATATCCATAACATGCATATCAGCCCGTTCGAGCAGGGGAACCGCAACAACCCAACGGATCCTACGCGGACACGGAAGCTGCTGCTGCACAAGGAGCAGATCCGCAAGCTGCTGGGCCTGTCCAAGCAGGACGGTTACGCGATCGTACCGCTGAAGATCTACGTTCGTAACGGCTATGCCAAGTTATTGCTGGGCCTCGGTAAAGGTAAGCGTCAGTACGACAAGCGTGCCGATGCCGCTAAGAAGGATGCACAACGCGATATCCAGCGTGCGCTGCGCGAGAAGCAGAAGATCGCAAGGTGA
- a CDS encoding Shedu anti-phage system protein SduA domain-containing protein — translation MEIFSKKYEVIKDAPKEVTWEEYEKVTLKEYFDLLESSSNDENAFQLFFEENPAYLPGALELFGQSGHYPHMHTLISQPKIGGPFSRIPDFLWLANDSLTFAPVFIEIEKPSKAMYTKDGSISSAFSQAIGQIYEWQTILNNPLNQLLFFDFFNIPQRLRQKYFNPQFLLIYGRRAEYDNNELLSGKRAAVRKDNIDIVSFDRLRPIRDYYQFTSSKVRNKEYIIKNIAPTFRYRADCAEELVLAKGFKEAIMNMKHTSVARKEFLNMRYEYWIEYGKLPNSNKGIYTSGEGE, via the coding sequence GTGGAAATATTCTCAAAAAAATACGAAGTCATAAAGGATGCACCTAAAGAAGTTACATGGGAAGAGTACGAAAAAGTAACTTTGAAAGAATATTTTGATCTACTTGAATCATCAAGCAATGATGAAAATGCGTTTCAATTATTTTTTGAAGAGAATCCAGCTTATTTACCCGGGGCATTAGAACTTTTTGGACAATCTGGACACTATCCCCACATGCATACTTTAATTTCGCAACCGAAAATTGGAGGACCTTTTAGTCGGATTCCAGACTTTCTTTGGTTAGCCAATGATAGTCTTACTTTTGCACCTGTCTTTATTGAAATTGAAAAACCATCTAAAGCAATGTATACAAAAGACGGGAGTATAAGTTCAGCATTTTCACAAGCAATTGGACAGATATATGAATGGCAGACGATTCTTAATAATCCATTAAACCAGCTGTTATTTTTTGATTTTTTTAATATACCTCAAAGATTGAGGCAAAAATATTTTAACCCTCAATTTCTTCTGATTTATGGAAGAAGAGCCGAGTATGATAATAATGAGTTGCTGAGTGGTAAAAGAGCAGCCGTTCGTAAGGATAATATTGATATTGTATCTTTTGACAGACTTCGACCTATTAGAGATTATTATCAATTTACCTCAAGTAAAGTCAGAAATAAGGAATATATAATAAAGAATATTGCTCCTACTTTTAGATATCGTGCTGACTGTGCTGAGGAACTAGTTTTGGCTAAAGGATTCAAAGAGGCAATAATGAACATGAAGCATACCTCGGTAGCGAGAAAAGAGTTCTTGAATATGCGATATGAATATTGGATTGAATATGGGAAACTTCCCAACTCTAACAAGGGTATATATACGAGTGGGGAAGGAGAGTAA
- a CDS encoding restriction endonuclease: MLDFKELKADGNDFELLVRELLFSIGMKVHWSGKGPDGGKDLLCIETLDSKFQKMEKIWLVQCKHFAHSERAVSVNDLDSVIDSCSQHGASGYLLICSTFPSSAVVNRLESINAQHGLNTAYWDGTTIERYLSTPKTWPIAQRFFPISASSEDWNIYATENPNRWIINYKGYYMHLANRIGSYSDVHLSAIQERIKEIESVPLSESHMLRPRALHYDDKNANYMWYIDYLVPDNEEPKYPIETLKKILRDGWVFDGACNSVDLRIYKYNRYSDHYDKDHYDYYRNYLEQYYSGTERKKEWYDFEFKHRSITESSKHLEVEEHFNDLVGALSRLDYVKILRATNSKVEFVDCFSGYNSWEDIMKAVNYEADLFLSARITFISEDEAKLDNLLRKFPQPLPGTFTFSKRFVYYPGLEVHEQPEEVNQLTISIIPAVSNPREFRVQLNDYIKELTVVIEDELKTDGSRIG, from the coding sequence ATGCTAGATTTCAAAGAATTAAAAGCCGATGGGAATGATTTTGAATTATTAGTGAGGGAACTGTTATTTAGTATAGGAATGAAAGTTCATTGGAGTGGAAAAGGACCTGATGGTGGTAAAGATTTGCTCTGCATAGAGACGCTGGATAGCAAATTTCAAAAGATGGAGAAAATCTGGTTAGTTCAGTGCAAACATTTTGCTCACTCAGAGCGGGCGGTCTCAGTTAATGATTTAGATAGTGTTATTGATTCATGTTCACAACATGGAGCAAGTGGGTACTTACTTATCTGTTCTACTTTTCCTTCATCTGCAGTTGTTAATCGGTTGGAATCTATTAATGCCCAACATGGACTAAATACTGCTTATTGGGATGGTACTACTATTGAAAGATATCTATCTACACCTAAAACATGGCCAATTGCTCAGCGGTTTTTCCCGATTTCCGCCTCTAGTGAAGATTGGAATATATATGCGACTGAAAATCCGAATCGTTGGATTATTAATTACAAAGGTTATTATATGCATTTAGCAAACAGAATTGGTTCTTATAGTGACGTGCATTTATCAGCTATTCAAGAAAGGATAAAAGAAATAGAGAGTGTACCTTTATCTGAATCGCATATGTTAAGACCTAGAGCACTTCATTATGATGACAAAAACGCTAATTATATGTGGTATATTGACTATCTTGTTCCTGATAATGAGGAGCCAAAATATCCAATTGAAACACTGAAGAAAATATTAAGGGATGGTTGGGTGTTTGATGGGGCATGCAACTCAGTTGATTTAAGAATTTATAAGTATAATCGGTATAGCGATCATTATGATAAGGATCACTATGATTATTACAGAAATTATTTAGAACAATATTATTCTGGTACTGAACGCAAAAAAGAATGGTATGATTTTGAATTCAAACATCGGAGTATTACAGAATCATCTAAACACTTGGAAGTTGAGGAGCATTTTAATGATTTAGTAGGTGCATTATCAAGATTGGACTATGTAAAAATACTTAGAGCAACCAATAGCAAAGTAGAGTTTGTTGATTGTTTTAGTGGATACAATAGTTGGGAAGATATAATGAAGGCTGTTAATTATGAAGCGGATTTATTCCTTTCAGCTAGAATTACATTTATTTCAGAGGATGAGGCAAAGTTAGACAATTTATTAAGGAAATTTCCACAACCATTACCTGGGACTTTTACATTCTCTAAAAGATTCGTCTATTATCCTGGATTAGAAGTCCATGAACAACCTGAAGAAGTAAACCAGTTAACCATCTCGATAATACCGGCGGTATCAAATCCAAGGGAATTTCGAGTGCAGCTAAATGATTACATTAAAGAGCTTACAGTTGTTATTGAAGATGAACTAAAAACCGATGGGAGCCGGATCGGATGA
- a CDS encoding AAA family ATPase, translating into MMRTILAEVEQWISQRPRWLQHAAYLLIQNNNTLTEDNYRELILLCKAEAQLIGSEIKPQCVTAGSISVKESSLHLRLDAINSVRGISALSPRNPLEFHSPLTIVYGQNGSGKSSYVRLLKHISGAKKPGKLMGNVYVQEQQPQDCSFVITKDGTSHEINWTPDEGPLKELSTIQLYDTDCANVYVNDENEVAYEPWILLFFSQLTDACLKVGKTLKQEMENIALTKLIPPEGSSDTKAVLWLKKIKDTTLSKEIEDNCSWMETDEIELSTKRQQLAETDPIEKMKQFRTTAQNIKKIQSILTDIRDSLTDDSCTKVIEAHLDYSIKRKAAEEDAKNVFEGLPLNGVGSDSWKLLWEQARNYSEQLAYPDKLFPYIETDSNCVLCQQPLSPEAQGRLSSFESFVKESLNKQAKAAESHYNTLLKAIKEVPSDSTLALHFNSIGITSDEEKQAIIDFCAILKKRSESLYGATSLDQLSNLPPEDLLKSFGETAAAKEQQAADYEKLAQTENRDELKKSVIEFEARRWLHQNKSVITENVEMLRKTTKYKAAIALTSTQSLSTKKSSLSNELITAEYIERFQKELQGLGGSRINVELTKTRAERGHIYHQVKLRNCPPNIRTSEVLSEGEFRIVSLAGFLADVEGSSDNTPFIFDDPISSLDQLFEEATVKRIARLSLSRQVIVFTHRLSFLTLLEDAAKELSIDCNVTWLRAESWGTGESGDTPVFAKKPDKALNQLLNDRLTRARKVLLEHGRTEYDLLAKGICSDFRILIERFIENDLLGDVVQRFRRSVNTMGKIHKLAHISIEDCKLFEEFMTKYSAYEHSQSYETPVMLPEPDELKDDMERIKIWLGDFKNRTTA; encoded by the coding sequence ATGATGAGGACAATTTTAGCGGAAGTAGAACAATGGATCTCACAACGACCTCGTTGGTTGCAACACGCGGCGTATCTTCTTATTCAAAATAACAATACGCTTACAGAAGACAACTATCGAGAACTAATATTATTGTGTAAGGCTGAGGCCCAACTGATTGGCTCCGAAATCAAACCCCAATGTGTTACAGCGGGTAGCATTTCTGTAAAGGAAAGTTCTTTACATCTAAGACTTGACGCTATAAATAGTGTCAGGGGCATAAGCGCCCTTAGTCCCAGAAATCCTTTGGAATTTCACAGTCCACTTACGATTGTATATGGCCAAAACGGTTCCGGCAAATCAAGCTATGTACGCTTGCTAAAGCATATATCTGGAGCTAAGAAGCCTGGAAAGCTCATGGGGAATGTTTATGTTCAAGAACAACAGCCTCAAGACTGTTCTTTTGTCATTACAAAAGATGGTACAAGCCATGAAATTAACTGGACACCGGATGAGGGGCCTCTCAAAGAACTAAGCACAATACAACTATACGATACAGATTGCGCTAATGTGTACGTTAATGATGAAAACGAAGTCGCTTACGAACCGTGGATATTGTTGTTTTTCAGCCAACTGACAGACGCCTGTTTAAAAGTAGGCAAAACTCTCAAACAAGAGATGGAGAATATAGCATTGACAAAGCTTATTCCTCCTGAGGGCAGTTCCGACACAAAAGCTGTTCTATGGCTTAAGAAAATTAAGGATACAACTTTAAGTAAAGAAATAGAGGATAATTGTTCGTGGATGGAAACAGATGAAATTGAGCTAAGCACTAAGAGACAACAACTGGCCGAGACAGACCCTATTGAAAAAATGAAGCAGTTTAGGACTACTGCGCAAAATATAAAGAAAATACAAAGTATTCTTACGGATATTAGGGACTCTCTGACTGATGATTCGTGTACTAAGGTTATAGAAGCCCATCTGGACTACTCTATTAAAAGGAAAGCTGCTGAAGAAGATGCCAAGAACGTCTTTGAAGGGTTGCCTCTTAATGGTGTAGGATCCGACAGTTGGAAATTGCTATGGGAGCAAGCAAGGAATTACTCTGAGCAGCTCGCTTACCCTGATAAGTTATTTCCATACATAGAGACTGACTCAAATTGTGTACTCTGCCAGCAACCACTTTCACCTGAAGCACAAGGAAGGCTAAGCAGTTTTGAGTCCTTTGTAAAAGAATCCCTTAACAAACAAGCAAAAGCTGCAGAGTCACATTACAATACATTGTTAAAAGCAATTAAAGAAGTACCGTCTGACTCAACATTAGCACTTCATTTTAACTCAATAGGCATTACATCAGATGAAGAAAAGCAAGCCATTATTGACTTCTGTGCTATCCTAAAAAAGAGAAGCGAGAGCTTATATGGAGCGACTTCACTAGACCAACTTTCAAATTTACCGCCAGAAGACTTGTTAAAGTCTTTTGGTGAAACTGCGGCGGCGAAAGAACAACAGGCTGCTGACTACGAAAAATTAGCTCAAACAGAAAACAGGGATGAATTGAAGAAAAGCGTAATTGAATTCGAGGCTCGAAGATGGCTTCACCAGAATAAGTCTGTCATTACGGAAAACGTAGAAATGCTTAGAAAAACAACAAAATATAAAGCAGCTATTGCACTGACTAGTACGCAGTCTTTATCCACCAAGAAATCGTCACTGTCGAACGAGCTAATAACTGCCGAGTATATAGAAAGATTTCAAAAGGAGTTGCAAGGTCTAGGAGGCTCTAGAATCAATGTTGAGTTGACTAAAACTAGGGCCGAACGAGGACATATTTATCATCAGGTGAAGCTTAGAAATTGCCCTCCAAATATTCGGACTTCTGAAGTATTGAGCGAAGGAGAATTCCGAATAGTATCTCTTGCCGGATTTCTTGCTGATGTTGAAGGTAGTTCGGATAATACTCCTTTCATTTTTGACGATCCAATATCGTCATTAGATCAACTGTTTGAGGAAGCAACAGTTAAAAGAATTGCTAGATTGAGCTTATCCAGACAAGTGATTGTCTTTACTCATCGCCTCTCATTTCTAACTCTTCTGGAAGATGCGGCTAAAGAATTAAGCATTGATTGCAATGTTACGTGGCTTAGGGCGGAATCTTGGGGAACTGGTGAATCTGGAGATACGCCTGTATTTGCTAAGAAACCGGACAAGGCGTTAAATCAGCTTTTGAACGATAGACTCACTCGAGCTCGTAAGGTTCTTCTCGAACACGGAAGAACAGAATACGATCTATTAGCTAAGGGTATATGCAGTGACTTTAGAATTTTAATTGAACGCTTTATTGAAAACGATTTGCTTGGAGATGTTGTGCAACGTTTCAGAAGATCTGTCAACACTATGGGCAAAATACATAAGCTGGCACACATTTCTATAGAGGATTGCAAACTTTTTGAAGAATTTATGACTAAGTACTCTGCCTATGAACATTCTCAGTCATACGAAACTCCTGTTATGCTACCGGAACCAGATGAACTGAAAGATGACATGGAACGAATAAAAATATGGTTAGGTGATTTTAAAAACCGGACTACTGCATGA
- a CDS encoding helix-turn-helix domain-containing protein yields MSKKVVVKISELTKAHNISLRELSRLSDVRHAALSELANGKRESISFSHIERIAEALNISDIREIIELVDERDIIWR; encoded by the coding sequence ATGAGCAAAAAAGTTGTCGTTAAAATCTCGGAATTGACCAAAGCACATAATATTTCTTTGCGGGAATTATCCCGACTATCCGATGTACGGCACGCTGCATTAAGTGAACTTGCCAATGGAAAACGGGAAAGTATCAGCTTTAGTCATATCGAAAGAATTGCTGAGGCTTTAAATATAAGTGATATTCGGGAGATTATTGAGTTGGTGGATGAGAGGGATATTATTTGGAGATAG